Below is a genomic region from Miscanthus floridulus cultivar M001 chromosome 1, ASM1932011v1, whole genome shotgun sequence.
TGTTTGCTACTACTGAAAGCTGAGAGAATCATGAGATGGAGAGCTCTGCACATGAACAATCGACAGAGGATGACACTGAGTAATACTTCTATGACTCGCTTTTGATTAGTTGTTCATTCTTTATCGTGTTTACTGCAGAAAGTTTGTGAATTAATCTAAAAAAATAAGGTAGTGCAAAAAGCTTAATTCAATTCGTAAGATTGGATATTTATTGTGTTCACTGCAATAAAAAAACCTTTGATTAGCTAAAAGGTTTGCATTGTTCATTCTTTAGTAGTGCAAAAAGGTTGGACATTTACTAATGTTCTGTAGCTCAGAAGTACCAAGTTTGAACTTTAGATAAACACATTTGTTGCTGatagtagaaaagaaattaatcaGTAATCACTTAGTTAAAATAGTCATCAGCCGCTGTTGTTGGAATTTGAAACTGAATGTCTGAAAGGGCAGCGTTTTTGTCAAGCTTTGAAGCTCAATTTAAATGGATTTCACCTATAAGACAATATACAAATTTGGTGTCATTCGCAAGTGTAGTGTATGGGCTGACGAAAAACATGATTATTTGTTGCAATGGTACAGTAACTGGACACTAAATACTTGATCAAAGTAGCTCTATCAGTAGCTCTAAACCTGAGAGTTTCAGTTAAACTTCCTGAACTGTATCTGAACTCAGAGTTTCAGTTAAACAGACCGAACTTTGGAGCCCCTCTGTCTCTTAAACCGTGAGGAATCAAACCTTGTTCCTTAAACCAATTGAGATTTTCAGAACTTTTGGAGCCAGGCGTTGAGATTTTCAGACCGGCTGACGGGGCGTGGCGGCGGCGTTAATGTCAGATATGTTTCTCTTTCCTTGTTGGCTGCTGCAGTCAGTTTTGTATGTTACTGACATAGCAATTACCATATAGATATAGTAATGGAAGAACAAGGATGATTGTTTTGTTGCTGCAATGTGGCAAAGCTAATGCATGAAAATTTACATTTCTACATTTTGCTCGTCCAACAAGATACAAAACTGAACTTTACTTTTTCTATGCAGGATTGAGAAACAAGCTGATCCATGTGTTTCTGATGAGCCAGAGACATTTTGGGGGCGTTTGTGACCTTGGCTCGACGGCCGGGCTGCGTCCTCCGCGTGCAACTCCCCATGTTTGCGAGCTAGGGCCCACCAGCGAGCCGGGCTGTCGCCGTGCAATTTGCCTTCTCTCTCATGGCTCCCGAGAAACGAGGTGGAGGTTCGTTTCCTGGCGGCACGGCTCGCTCGAGCGCAGAAGCGGCTCGCTCGAGCGCTGGAGGCGCGCTCTAAGTTCACCGCATTCAATTTTACAAGCACAACAAACACGATCTCAATCGAGCTCGGCTCTGTTGAGCCACGATGACAAACACGAGCACTTGCACCATTTGGACCGGACTAAGGGTGGCCAGGCCATGGCCAGCCGGCCAGGCCGGCGAGGTACACCCTCGCAAACGCGCCCTTTGAAGATCTGGTTGGTTGGTTCAGCTCTTGGAGAATGAGCTCTGGTTGGTTCAGCTCTTGGCATTCATCTATTTGTTGTCTCATTGCATTCACAATTCAGGATTGAGGACAAGTTGATACATTTGTTAAGTTAAAGATGCAAGACCATTGTATTGGATAATATTACATTCAGAGGCTAATTTGTAGAAATTAAACTTGTTTTCTCAGTTTTTTCGGTGTTTAGTTGCTTATTGTAATGTAATAATTACCTATCAAGGTTTAAGAATGAGTGACCTCTCAGACTTGATTAATGTAATTGCTCAGCAACATCAGCAGACAGCAGGCAATCACTTCGTCCAGACAAACTCACCGATTAGCTTCCCCGCCATCCAATGGATTTGGGCAAATGGATGCGGGTGCAATTGGAGAGGGTGGAGAACGGGGATGGGGATTAGCCAGCTGGATTTGGGTTTGGTGATTTCTCCAGACCCTCCCCAACGACACAGGTATACAATTCAGAGCTGGTGCCTGCTGTGCACACGCGTCTCCTGATATAACAACAAAAACAAAATTCTTCTGAAGATCCAGAGCTCCTCTTACATAAGTTTATTCTGTTTTGTGATTGCTAACAGATCAAGATTGGAACATAACCCACCACCAAATCATAAATACTAACCAAAGTTACAAGCATCAAAGGAGACGAACAAAAATAAACAtaacaataaaaaaaatatttgatgATCAGACAGAAACAGAGAGTCAATGGGAATTGGGAATGAAGAACACAGATAGCTGAACATCCATTCCTTCAATTGATAAGGTTCCAATCTCCGTTACAACCACAAACACCGTGCAGACCCAACACAAAATGACTCCCCTAATCCATCAGGGACCCTAGCTAGCGCCTGACCGCCACAACCACATGGCCGGCGGACGCGGACGGAGCCACGCTCAGCCGCCGAATCCGTAGAGAGTGCGGCCCTGGCGCTTGAGCGCGTAGACGACGTCCATGGCGGTGACGGTCTTGCGGCGGGCGTGCTCCGTGTAGGTGACGGCGTCGCGGATGACGTTCTCGAGGAAGATCTTGAGCACGCCCCGGGTCTCCTCGTAGATCAGCCCGGAGATGCGCTTCACGCCGCCCCTCCTCGCCAGCCTCCGGATCGCCGGCTTCGTGATGCCCTGGATGTTGTCGCGGAGCACCTTCCGGTGGCGCTTGGCGCCGCCCTTGCCCAGGCCCTTGCCTCCCTTGCCGCGGCCCGACATGGCTGGCTGCTTCGGCGACGAACGGGCAAGAGCTGCTGGAGGAGGAGCGGAGGCTCGAGTGATTTGCGGCGAGGAAGATTTGGGGATTTTTGAGGGATGGGGATGGGGGAGTGATGAGGCGGGAATTTATAGTAGGGGAAGCCGAGGGCTTCGATCCGTGGGAAGGTGGTGGAGCGGGCGCGATTGGGTGAGGAGGCTCCGCGAGGATCAGTGACGTGGCTCAGCGGACGGGGCGATGCGGCTCGATCCGCGGGAGGTGGTGCTGCGCCGTCGGATGGAAAGCACAGGCGCTGATTGCTTGAACAGAAACCTGCAGGATCGATGACGTGGCGGGGCAGGTACTATTGCTTGTGGAGTGGGCTTTCAGAAATCAGAGCGATGGGGCCTGCTTGAAATGTTCGTGTTTAAAAGCCCATTTCTTAAATACCACGCTGCTCAACCTATAAGGTAGCCATGAAAACGGATGAAAGTTACCGATTGCTGTCATATATGAATATAAAACGGTACTGTGTTTCTCAAAAAACAATGGAAACAGATGAAAGTATACAGAAATTTTCTTTTAACTATTTTCTTTTTGTATATACAAAATTGAATAGAAATCAGGATCAGGATGTACGGGAATATAGAAACGAACAACCAAAACTTTAGGTTATAATAATCATGATGATACGGCTCAGTATGCCTATGCAACATATCGCTTATGCCGATACTTATGttaaaatgttgtgagagaaaaacattgttccatggCTGAAAAAAGCCTTATTAAAGTGCCCCGCAAGCATTCTTGAGGCCCCTCGTGAGGCATTTTCTAAATTGAACTAATATTTATAGTAAAAAGCTTAATGTTCAAACATTACTAGAATAATAATTGCAAAAAACTCATCCCAAATCTCAAAAACAGGATGAATAAAGGTCTATCCCGCTTAAAACCAGGCAAAAAAACACATCATTCTGTTTCGCTTCTTGTTTCTATAGTTTTTTGCAAATATAAAAACCGATAGAATAAATACAAAAAAATAAACAGAAAGGATATATTCAACCCGTCTGTTTTCATCTCTGACTATAAAGCTGCCTCAcaccaagagaaagaaaaacgaGAGGAAAAGGTAAATTTAGAGCATCATCGGTTCATTGAGAATTAGGTTGTACAGACTGTCAATTGCAATTTCAACATTTGTCATTACTTTTTAAATATTTTAGACTCATGCCATCACCACTTGTTGTGTTTGTTTTATTGTCATACTAATTTTTGTGGCAAAAATAACTTGTTCGACCATGAACAAGTTTTATATGGTACTAGTAGCATGGGTATATAAATATTATAGAAACAACAGCAAATATCAAAACCGTAATTGCACGGTGGCACAAAGCCATAATACAGTGCCCCATTTCACTTGCTCGAATGAGATTATCCATGTAGAGTATTATGTATGCTTATCTTGTTTCAAGCTCTGACTGCTCAGCATTGACGCTTGTACATTTAGGATCACTATGACAGTCAGCCTCGACGACATGCGGGGTTTTGGCTCGTTAATTCAGCTTTACCAGCTCGCGACAGAGGAGGCTCCATCACGTCAGGCAAGTTGCGTTACAAGAAGCCGTGGTTAAACTAGCAAAATATTGCTTACAACGGAGTACTTTTGGCAACACGAAACGGTGCAAACAAGGTATATCCTCGTTCCTGCACCCGTGGCCGTGGATGGACAAATCGTTGAAATAAACGGAGATATATCGGCTAAATTTGAGCCTGGTTCAAGTCCTCTCTCTGCCCACTGTTTTATGTTGTTCCtttgcttcttctttttttaacCTGTTTGCTTTAAAAAATTTAACTGAAAGTGGCATGTCATCACAGGTTACTTTAGGACGTCGACGCGACGCTCACACAGCGCTAAGGGCGTCCCTAGGCTATCTATTTGGCTAGTTATTTTGGCGTGAATAGAAAAAAAGTTAGAGAAAGAATAGTCACTAGCGACGAATAAATAACTAATCTATTTTATATAGTCCAAAAATATGGATCCAAtagtatataaaaaaataaaaaaaaaatagtcTTTGATTTTTGTCAATCACCTTAATATAAACTGGCTTGTAGGTAGCAACGTTGCGGGCGCTCTAGGCGCCAGGAACAGACAAGCTCAGCTTCTACAGAAGCAGAACGGGAGGCCAACTCGCACTCCACTTCCAGGGTGAACACTCCCTGAGTGAGTTTTGGAATCTTGACGGGTGGAGGCGACTCTGAGAGT
It encodes:
- the LOC136493266 gene encoding histone H4 translates to MSGRGKGGKGLGKGGAKRHRKVLRDNIQGITKPAIRRLARRGGVKRISGLIYEETRGVLKIFLENVIRDAVTYTEHARRKTVTAMDVVYALKRQGRTLYGFGG